The following proteins are encoded in a genomic region of Ostrea edulis chromosome 7, xbOstEdul1.1, whole genome shotgun sequence:
- the LOC125654677 gene encoding membrane-associated guanylate kinase, WW and PDZ domain-containing protein 1-like isoform X20: MVVIQTTAMLKRSHPNLYLDLKECDESTKTVIKSPISPIPPPGCAKHRNNEDCRCQVVFRACRELPFGWEKVEDPHYGTYYIDHVNRRTQYENPVTQAKRQNQGTDVNSTLPRTKKSQENTTKRSISDNNMNGRAPPEYHQLGRVNRKRERRVFTKNPAELKGEVIATTLVKSVRGFGFTIIGGDHTDEEFLQIKKVVENGPAHIDGTLQTGDVLVNVCDRCVLGYSHQDIVNLFQTIPAGQTVTLTVCRGYPLPFDPDDPNTEIIVTVAVNLPNDSNVSQPPPSYSYFQETHGIQDPHNTSAKSMKSLPDLTRSANIPLNPSSYSHPNGNGDAPDVLGIQKPEILTINIVRGEMGFGFTIADSVYGQKVKQILDKPRCKNLQEGDILQKINDTNVQEMAHSDIVHVLKGCPKNEESRIVVQRGGFPPKMKKASRSSPRSMEDNKTNNASDTSFSSSNQPGHYFFENHSHSADKRDAFDGVEPPPRPKTPSSESRPKTPTYFENRPKTPTRNTGMFVNDQRGKPPVARPPPRNDDYGKNSANQDLNISHGSSEFYLPSGNNDMSRPPTGSRFDPRSDHRPYGRFHDSGNSRSNFHDRDREGAKPGMFRSRTPGPEMINRGSEYRNEFQRPKTPTAHDMRSKTPLPGHSYGYSNSNHDFGGGHYQNVVNGRTGYGNNQRSWGQNPNLPTSPPPLRRGDTVSRNNVNNMSQWTGGFPPPRQSTSFEDVNPSPSNITQVPKRMQSHASLGGAGQSRFGTRFPETDDPIRSMEFTITLQKQEAGFGFRIIGGTEEGSQVSVGHIVPDGSADLDSRLRTGDEITHVDGQTVINSSHHRVVTLMTQAGHRGHVTLGVRRRVFGDSGYLSLGHSEIYPYDVLVTRRETEGFGFVIISSISKMGSVIGECIGKIIENSPAERCGRLHIGDRILAVNGVDISHMHHEDIVNLIKDSGYSVTLTVGPPIDDATSNSSNSQKSPQGSMVNAMAYPAVPDSELRRFPPPPSPADRGYKDTNKHHLFSKHSGIDEGEYYVELPRGSRGFGFSIRGGQEFNCMPLFVLRIAEGGSADVDGRLRVGDQILEINGYKTDSMTHSDAIDIIQNGGQTVRLLVRRTGKLPPAFDSSPMASGYSPSNNVPMTNGPIGQSSPYLGRRNIDMREPNYFGYQGSRQYSG, translated from the exons ATGGTTGTCATTCAGACGACTGCCATGTTAAAAAGAAGCCATCCGAATTTATACTTAGATTTAAAAGAATGTGATGAATCCACAAAGACAGTTATTAAGTCCCCAATTTCACCTATCCCCCCGCCAGGTTGTGCAAAGCATCGGAATAATGAGGACTGTCGGTGTCAGGTGGTGTTCAGGGCATGCAGAG AGCTTCCATTTGGTTGGGAGAAAGTGGAAGACCCCCACTATGGGACTTATTACATAGA TCATGTAAACAGAAGAACTCAGTATGAGAATCCTGTAACACAGGCCAAACGGCAAAATCAGG GCACTGATGTGAACAGCACACTACCTCGAACCAAAAAGAGCCAAGAAAACACTACCAAACGTTCCATCAGCGACAACAACATGAACGGCCGAGCTCCACCTG AGTACCATCAGCTGGGCAGGGTGAACAGAAAACGAG AGAGAAGGGTGTTTACCAAGAACCCTGCAGAGTTGAAAGGGGAGGTAATTGCTACAACTCTAGTGAAAAGTGTCCGGGGTTTTGGTTTCACCATCATCGGTGGAGATCACACGGATGAAGAGTTTTTACAAATCAAAAAAGTGGTAGAAAATGGACCAGCACATATTGATGGCACCTTACAAACAG GTGATGTTTTGGTCAATGTCTGTGATCGTTGTGTATTAGGATATTCCCATCAGGATATTGTCAATCTGTTTCAAACAATCCCCGCTGGACAGACTGTCACATTGACTGTGTGTCGAGGTTACCCCTTGCCATTTGACCCCGATGACCCTAACACAGAGATTATTGTGACGGTAGCTGTGAACCTTCCCAATGACTCTAACGTCAGTCAACCCCCACCAAGTTACTCGTATTTCCAAGAAACTCATGGCATTCAGGACCCACACAATACGTCAGCTAAGAGCATGAAATCTCTGCCGGATTTAACACGATCAGCTAACATACCTTTGAATCCAAGTTCATATAGTCATCCTAATGGAAACGGAGATGCACCTGATGTCCTGGGCATTCAGAAACCGGAAATTCTGACTATTAATATTGTGAGAGGGGAGATGGGGTTTGGATTTACGATAGCAGACAGTGTGTACGGGCAGAAAGTGAAACAAATACTGGATAAGCCTCGATGTAAGAACCTTCAGGAGGGGGACATACTGCAGAAGATTAATGACACGAATGTACAGGAGATGGCGCATTCGgacattgtacatgtgttaaaGGGATGTCCGAAAAATGAAGAGTCTAGAATTGTGGTTCAGAGAGGAG GATTTCCACCAAAAATGAAGAAAGCTTCACGATCATCA CCTCGATCAATGGAggataacaaaacaaacaatgcaTCAGACACAAGTTTCAGCAGCAGCAACCAGCCAGgacattatttctttgaaaatcattCCCACAGTGCAG ATAAGCGTGATGCTTTTGATGGTGTGGAACCACCCCCTCGTCCTAAAACACCGTCCTCAGAATCTCGACCCAAAACTCCTACTTATTTTGAAAATCGCCCAAAAACACCAACAAGGAACACAGGAATGTTTGTGAATGACCAACGAGGAAAACCTCCAGTTGCTAGGCCACCACCTAGGAATGACGATTATGGTAAAAATTCAGCCAATCAGGATCTAAATATCAGTCATGGATCGTCAGAATTTTACCTACCATCAGGAAATAATGATATGTCCCGCCCTCCAACAGGATCAAGATTCGACCCAAGGTCTGATCATAGACCCTATGGTAGATTTCATGATTCAGGGAATAGTCGAAGTAATTTTCATGATAGAGACAGAGAAGGGGCAAAACCTGGGATGTTCCGGAGTCGCACCCCAGGGCCTGAAATGATTAACAGGGGGTCAGAATATAGAAATGAATTTCAGAGACCAAAAACTCCCACTGCTCATGATATGAGAAGCAAGACTCCCTTACCTGGTCATAGCTATGGGTATTCAAACTCAAACCATGATTTTGGTGGTGGACATTATCAAAATGTTGTGAATGGACGAACAGGATATGGAAACAATCAAAGGTCATGGGGTCAGAATCCAAATTTACCAACATCCCCTCCACCATTACGGCGAGGGGACACAGTGAGTAGGAACAATGTGAACAATATGTCTCAGTGGACTGGAGGATTTCCACCTCCTCGACAGAGCACATCTTTTGAGGACGTAAATCCCTCCCCAAGTAACATCACACAGGTTCCCAAACGCATGCAGTCTCATGCATCACTCGGTGGAGCAGGACAATCCAGATTTGGAACCAGGTTCCCTGAAACGGATGATCCAATTCGTAGCATGGAATTTACCATCACACTACAGAAACAAGAGGCAGGCTTTGGTTTTCGAATTATTGGAGGTACAGAGGAGGGCTCTCAG GTGTCTGTTGGCCATATTGTACCTGACGGTTCAGCTGATCTAGATAGTCGTCTACGAACAGGCGATGAGATCACACATGTTGATGGGCAGACTGTCATTAATTCCTCACATCATAGGGTGGTGACCTTGATGACCCAGGCTGGTCATAGAGGCCATGTGACTCTGGGGGTCAGGAGGCGGGTGTTTGGAG ATTCTGGCTATCTATCCTTAGGACACTCAGAGATCTATCCATATGATGTCCTGGTCACACGACGAGAAACAGAGGGCTTTGGATTCGTCATCATCTCCTCCATATCTAAGATGGGCTCCGTGATAGGTGAGTGCATCG GTAAGATCATCGAAAACAGTCCAGCAGAGCGGTGTGGCAGGCTACACATTGGAGACAGAATTCTAGCCGTGAATGGGGTGGACATCTCACACATGCATCATGAAGACATTGTTAATCTCATCAAGGATTCCGGGTATTCTGTTACCCTGACAGTGGGGCCTCCCATTG ATGATGCTACAAGTAATTCATCAAATTCTCAGAAG AGTCCTCAAGGTTCAATGGTGAATGCCATGGCTTATCCAGCAGTGCCAGACAGTGAACTAAGAAG GTTCCCGCCCCCACCCTCCCCGGCAGACAGGGGCTACAAGGACACCAATAAACATCACCTTTTCTCCAAACATTCGGGTATAGACGAAGGAGAGTACTACGTGGAACTGCCAAGAGGCTCGCGGGGGTTTGGATTCTCAATACGAGGAGGGCAGGAATTTAACTGCATGCCTTTGTTTGTTTTGAGGATTGCAGAAGGAGGATCCGCTGATGTGGATGGAAGACTCAGG GTGGGTGACCAGATACTAGAAATCAATGGCTACAAAACAGACAGCATGACACACTCGGATGCTATTGACATCATTCAGAATGGAGGCCAAACAGTGCGTCTGCTAGTCAGGAGAACGGGAAAACTACCACCAGCATTTG ACTCTAGTCCAATGGCGAGTGGATACTCACCATCAAACAATGTACCAATGACAAATGGTCCTATAGGTCAAAGTTCACCATATTTGGGTCGTCGCAACATTGACATGAGAGAACCGAACTATTTCGGTTACCAGGGGAGTCGGCAGTACTCTGGTTAA